Proteins found in one Ischnura elegans chromosome 11, ioIscEleg1.1, whole genome shotgun sequence genomic segment:
- the LOC124167891 gene encoding rhodopsin-like gives MSGDLGPSFSAYNWNNANLGNMTVVDKVPPEMLFLVDSHWYQFPPLNPLWHSLLGFFISMLGFISICGNGVVIYVFSCTKSLRTPSNMLVVNLAISDFGLMATMAPMMTINCYFETWSLGPFMCQIYGMLGSTFGCVSIWTMCVIAWDRYNVIVKGLSAKPLTTKGALFWISQVWLNSAIWTVAPLLGWNRYVPEGNMTSCGTDYLSTDWVSVSYIWAYSFYCYLLPLGIIIYAYWFIVQAVAAHEKQMREQAKKMNVASLRSSESQATSAECKLAKVALMTISLWFIAWTPYLIINVAGIFAPKSLSPLASIWGAVFAKANAVYNPIVYGISHPKYRAALYQKFPSLACSPDPAPAADNQSQGSAGTAVSDEKSSA, from the exons ATGTCCGGGGATCTTGGACCAAGCTTCAGCGCCTACAACTGGAATAATGCCAACCTGGGCAACATGACCGTCGTGGACAAAGTTCCACCCGAGATGCTCTTCCTAGTTGACTCCCACTG GTACCAATTCCCCCCCCTGAACCCCCTCTGGCACTCCCTGCTGGGGTTCTTCATCAGCATGCTCGGATTCATCTCCATCTGCGGAAATGGCGTCGTCATCTATGTCTTCTCGTGCACTAAGTCGCTGAGGACGCCCTCCAACATGCTCGTTGTCAACCTCGCCATCTCCGACTTCGGTCTCATGGCCACCATGGCACCCATGATGACCATCAACTGCTACTTCGAGACATGGTCCCTCG GGCCATTCATGTGCCAGATCTACGGAATGCTGGGCTCTACGTTCGGCTGCGTATCCATCTGGACCATGTGTGTCATTGCATGGGACAGGTACAACGTGATTGTCAAG GGTCTTTCTGCTAAGCCTTTGACCACGAAGGGAGCCCTCTTCTGGATCTCCCAGGTGTGGCTTAACTCTGCCATCTGGACTGTCGCTCCACTTCTCGGGTGGAACAG ATATGTCCCAGAGGGTAACATGACTTCCTGCGGAACTGACTACCTGTCCACCGACTGGGTCAGCGTTTCCTACATCTGGGCCTACTCCTTCTACTGCTATCTTCTGCCCCTCGGCATCATCATCTATGCTTACTGGTTCATCGTGCAGGCCGTGGCTGCTCACGAGAAGCAGATGAGGGAACAGGCCAAGAAGATGAATGTTGCTTCCTTGAGGTCCTCTGAGTCTCAGGCTACCAGCGCCGAATGCAAGCTCGCTAAG GTCGCTCTGATGACCATCTCCCTGTGGTTCATCGCATGGACCCCATACCTCATCATCAACGTTGCTGGAATCTTCGCTCCTAAGTCTCTCAGCCCTCTTGCCAGCATCTGGGGAGCCGTCTTCGCCAAGGCCAACGCTGTCTACAACCCAATTGTCTACGGTATCAG CCACCCCAAGTACCGTGCTGCTCTCTACCAGAAGTTCCCAAGCCTTGCCTGCTCTCCAGATCCAGCTCCAGCTGCTGACAACCAGTCCCAGGGATCTGCTGGTACCGCCGTCAGCGACGAGAAGTCCTCTGCCTAA